From Microcaecilia unicolor chromosome 11, aMicUni1.1, whole genome shotgun sequence, the proteins below share one genomic window:
- the RNASEH2C gene encoding ribonuclease H2 subunit C, with product MMCENQPGALIKMDLGSLTQTAHDPIHLLPCEIQYDGHAAVDKYFTPTICQGVSAKEVSFRGRPLKGQEIKIPAGYIGLVVEENHRPCSEEEGRTVCMKSTFLSFTQWNLETLPSADDCAMMSLMWPKISEAIHRPVDSEE from the exons ATGATGTGTGAAAACCAGCCAGGAGCACTCATCAAGATGGATCTTGGATCCCTGACGCAGACAGCTCATGACCCCATACACCTTCTGCCATGTGAAATTCAGTACGATGGACATGCAGCAGTGGACAAATATTTCACCCCTACTATTTGCCAGGGAGTATCAG CAAAAGAAGTGTCATTCCGTGGCCGTCCCTTAAAAGGGCAGGAGATCAAGATTCCAGCAGGTTACATAGGACTAGTCGTGGAGGAAAATCACAGGCCCTGCTCTGAAGAGGAA GGCCGGACTGTGTGTATGAAGTCCACCTTCTTGTCTTTCACACAGTGGAACCTGGAGACTTTGCCCTCTGCAGATGATTGTGCAATGATGTCACTCATGTGGCCCAAAATCTCAGAGGCT ATCCATCGGCCTGTGGACagtgaggagtaa